The window GCGGCGGTGATGGCCAGCCGGGCGATCGGCGAGGTGTTCATCACCACCGGTGTACTGATGCTGCTGTTCGTGACCTACCAGCTGTGGTGGACGAACATCAGGGCCAACGCGCAGGCGGGCAGCGAGGCGAGCAGCCTCCAGAACGACTGGGCCAACGGCAAGCGGAACCCGGGCACCTTCGAGCCCGGGCAGGGATTCGCCCTTCTGCGCATCCCGAAGCTGGACGTGGTCGTGCCGATCGCCGAAGGCATCGACAAGAAGCGTGTCCTGGACCGCGGCATGGTCGGCCACTATGCCGAGAAGGGCCTGCAGACCGCGATGCCGGACGCCAAGACGGGCAACTTCGGGCTCGCGGGGCACCGCAACACGCACGGCGAACCGTTCCGGTACGTCAACCGGCTCAAGCCGGGCGACGCGATCGTCGTCGAGACGCAGGACAAGTACTTCGTCTACAAGATGGCGTCCATCCTGCCGGTGACCGCGCCGAGCAACACGGCCGTCCTGGACGCGATCCCCAAGGGATCGACCTTCAAGTCGGCGGGCCGCTACATCACCCTCACCACCTGCACCCCGGAATTCACCAGCAAGTACCGGATGATCGTCTGGGGCACCATGGTCGAGGAACGGCCGCGCAGCGAGGGGAAACCGGACGCACTCGTCGGCTGAGCACGCGTGGGAGTTCCTGGAAGCGCATGACGGGCTTTCCAGGACCGCATCCCACGATTCATGGACATCAGAACTTCTGAGACACCAGACGGGGAAAACGCAGTGGCAGCGACGA of the Streptomyces aurantiacus genome contains:
- a CDS encoding class E sortase; its protein translation is MSFTEPQPPFTASPRPYQEPRTGLGEPGAGAGYQEARTPYAGAPGPSGAPQAPYDAAYAPTAPFPGPSRRSQASSPSSPLYGTTPAPDETVALPVVGAESISGFPTPSAPAAAPVRPADAEALSGGRAARRKAARRHGKHGGAGGAGGVGETHEEQADTGAPLSRVAARRAAKARKPGAAVMASRAIGEVFITTGVLMLLFVTYQLWWTNIRANAQAGSEASSLQNDWANGKRNPGTFEPGQGFALLRIPKLDVVVPIAEGIDKKRVLDRGMVGHYAEKGLQTAMPDAKTGNFGLAGHRNTHGEPFRYVNRLKPGDAIVVETQDKYFVYKMASILPVTAPSNTAVLDAIPKGSTFKSAGRYITLTTCTPEFTSKYRMIVWGTMVEERPRSEGKPDALVG